attttacatttaataGTTCCACAAATTTGGCAAAAGTTCATGATGATGTCTAGGATGTCTTCACCAAATCGTAGACATAAATATGGAAATCATCATCAAACTTGATGAAATAGACAGATGGTTTGGCTTCAACTTGATGAATGACCATGCCAGTCCTTTTCGAGCCATCTTCTTTGGCATATTCCACTTGTTTGCCTACCAGGCTGTCCACAACTTCACCTGGTTCCCGTTCTGCAGGAGGTGAATCATCTGTAACAAACCCAATTTGCTTTAGtacacataaataaaattttgcacTATGGAAGACAACTACAGAGTCTTTTTTCAAACTCATACAAAACAATTAGAAGTTGCAAACAGATTAATCAATTTCATTCAGACAAGTACCTAACAATTGCCATGCTTGTAGGAAACAGTTGCAGAGAAAATTTTCAAACAATACTATCTTCAGTTttactaagaaaaaaacagcacttTGGTAAGAGAAGTAAATTTTTGACAGGAAGGTGCATGCACAGCTTGTCGAAAATGGCTGTAGATAACTGAATTTAAACAATGAGAGGAAAAAGGCATTGGACCTCCTTTGCAGAAAGATAGCCTAACTTAACTTCCCTCTTTCCATACACATTATTCCAAGGTTCAATGCATGTATTTGACTGCAACGAAAACAGCAGCACTCTTCAATGGGTAGTTCTACTgaagtagtagtagtagtagtactATTACTGAAATAGTAGTAGGTGTAAACTCCTTATCAAAAGGGGCTATTTGAATAATTTTGGTGAATTCTGATTGtattattttcctctctggCAAAACCTAACCAGACAATCTCTGTGATAATCTGGATAATGAAAGGCATGATTTGTAACATGCCAAGTGATTGCCTCCATGCCAATCACAGAATAAACATGATAAAGGGTAAAAAGTACTGTATGGAGAACAGGAAACTAATCACATCTTCTTTCTCAGCTTCTCATCTTTGATTCCTAGTTCAGATAAACTTGTAGTTTGTATACCACTGAAAAACTTTATAAAGCAGTTGTAATatctaatattttaatatgtaatgtattattttcattctggaaATCATAAGCTTTTAAATTAACAACTTTGTTATAAGTTTGCATTAAGAatcccattttattttcaattttgaGAGCTGTGAAAGAACTcttaaaagagggaaaaaaaacccaataacaACAGGGAATGAACAGATTAAACttaatgaataaatgaatgaatagAATTTACACTTAAACATTCTTCTGCAAACAGAagtttcttttttgtgtttcagttccTCTACAAATGCATTGTCCCACATAGTTATTATCCTCTTAGTATCAGTTTTATACAGAGACTCTTTCTTGGCAAACATACAAGTTCAAGTCCTAAATTTTCACTTAAAAGTGTGGGCAAAGTTTTAATATCAGATCCAGCAATACATTTTCCccttacaaaaagaaaaaaggttaaAACAACTTATCTATTATTTGTCTCCCCACATATGCAGAACCTATATTTGAAAAGGGACAGTATCccagaaatttatttataacaTTATGGCAAGTTCCATCAAGTTTACGGAAGTATTTGCAGATATTCTAAAATCTGATCTGAAAAATACTACTCCAAAATACTAACATCCAATTGTTGACTCAAGGACGTGATTCAAAATATCAGGAAAGAATCCACGTTCAGGGAAGGAACCAAATACTTAAAAGTGTTTAGAAAGTCAGTAAGCAATAATCTTTTGGTGAGCACAGAGGGTAAAGAGCACTAAAAACAATTAAgatttaaatggaaagaaagcaTATAAGCTTTTCCTACTCTCAAGgtggaagaaagcaaagcagactTAAAATACATTCCTAGTCCATGCTGGTACTTAATACAAAGAACaagttattttaatattcaaGTCTGGAAgaacttgctttttttccttaagaagaGGAAGgtcactttttttcccattaataTCCacatttcattctttaaaatCATCACAGATTTTGCTTTTAGCTAGAGGCAGAGGCAAGGGTAATCTAAATACAGATCATTAACACAGAGGTTATGGAAATAAGTACCACTTTTTTATTCTGCCAGTAGATAATTACCAGTGATGCATCTGAAAGAAGATGATCTCAAACTACATAGTGCTTTGCATATGTATTAGTTACTAATTTCCTTTAAATCCCAGATGGCTTCTGTCAAAAACAGTTTTGTTATACAGGGGAAGTAAACCTGAAGTATTCTTTATAATCGCTTTCTTTGCATTGACTATCTAAATCCCTAAAACAATACTGATTCTGTGAAAATCCTTCTAAATTAATAGAAATCTTGAAGAAGAAGATGATTCACATTCAAAATGAGAGGAACAATACTAAGAGGAGGTATTTTTCTTACTAGTATGCCACAAATGTgagaaattgaattttaaaaaaataagtactTATTTCCCACAAGCAACAGCTCAAGAAGTTTTTCACACTGAAGACACACAGCTCAGTGAAATTGTTCTTACTATATTAGTTAGACCCAAAAGATTCACTCCCACAAGAACGCCCACTTCAGAGACACAATTCAAAAGCCAACTCCACAAGACATGATACGTCTATaagaaaacagcagtgaaagACTTCCAGTTTGTTAGTTTCCactaaaaaatcaaaacatatAATCTTCACTTTATGTGAAGTAGTACACCCATATTTTCAGCGGAATTAAGAATAATTATGAGAAAATATTACCATGCATATGTCACTGCTaagaaaagttaaatatttcagcagttAACACAAATGTTCTTTGTTGTACTATCACATTTGTTAGTTGTGATActtaaaaaagattaaatggAATAACAAATACGATGCTTGTTTGTCAGCTCTCCTGTCCGTAAATAAACCACAGCTAAACTTTAATACAAAAAGCCGCCAGAAGAAAACAGTAACTGGCCTACTTACTTGAATCAGGCATAATGCGAAGGTCACCTTCTTTATAATCATCTAAGAGCTGGTACATGTACAAGACGGGATCTTTCTCATAGGTAATATAAAACCACGTGTTCATAATAGGAGCTCGAGCCAAAACCATCCCCCTCCATTCATCTTTTGAGCCATCCTCTGTCTCAAACATATGTTCCACAGCTTTACCAATCATTGTGTCTGCCAGGTGGGCATCACTAATTCGAGACGAAGCTGAAATGacagcatttcagaaattcaTTCAAAAGCATGGATATGTATCTTtgtaaaaaataatctttatgCTGATTAATGTAGAAAATCTGATTGACAGTTAGTAAATTCATACAAAGCAAACAGTGTTAATTCCACAGAGTTTAGTGCTGTAGAGCTAAGAAGTTCAGAATGTTGTTAAAACAACAATGAATTCTCGTACTCTCTGTGATTAAACGATCATAATACAAGCTAACAAGAGATCAATCACGCAACAAAGACTCTGAACTTATAACTAGACACTGGACAGGGAGAAGTAGAAACAAAAGGCCTGTCTCAGAGCAGTTCTATGACACTATTAATTCAGCTTTGGGGTTAGGTTCCCCCTAATGCCCCCCTACAGACTGCTACCAATTCCTTTGCAGTTAGAAGAAGCTTTTTCTATTTACAAACTAGTGTTTACTTCAGCAGATATCAAACTTAGTGGAttgaaaaacctgcagtttAACAATCTAGTGCtaattctgaaaaacaaaaagcattatTACTAATCAGGTTAATTCACTTAGAAAATGCCTTCCTGCCATTATTTTAAGTACATGGCGGTAGTACAAGAAAAAGTGTAACCTTATCACTGTTAGACACATAAAATAGACAACATAGTCTAGATGGCTTAGAGTTgaaattttaacagaaatattaatgttAATCAAAAAACCACAGAATGCACTGCATACTACTTGAAGACAGAAGACAGCAACTGCACTCACTAGCATCATCCACAACTTgtagaatagaaaaaaaattaaagcatttagACTACCTGCCAtgagacaaaaatgaaattgaCCAGTAACATTAAAGTGGTCACAGGTTATCTTTGGGGAAGTCTGGAGGGATTAGTGGAAAACATTTAGTGATAAATGTCCAcaaatatgtaatttatttaggagaaaaaccccaaacttacCAACTCTGTCTGGAAGAACTTCAAGTGCTGAAACTCTTTCATCTTTGTGAAGTTCTAGTCCATACACACAATCAAATCCATCATACTTTATGAGATAGAGCGAGGGATTTACAGGAACTTGATCAAGAACTGTGCCCTTCCATTGTGTTACAGGTCCACTCCCTTCTTTCCATCCGTGCTGTATCCTGCAGCCTACAATATTTCTTCGTGGCTGAGAAATAGGTTTGCTTGGTCCCACATTGTTTCTATGTTTTCTGTACACAGATACAAACATTAATATTAAACAAGTACATACATGCTCAAAATTCTACTTCAGAAAATAGCTGTATGCTTTTACATGACAATACATTTTATAGCTTAGTACACCTCATTCAAATT
Above is a window of Oenanthe melanoleuca isolate GR-GAL-2019-014 chromosome Z, OMel1.0, whole genome shotgun sequence DNA encoding:
- the SPIN1 gene encoding spindlin-1 — protein: MKTPFGKSPGQRSRADAGHAGVSASMMKKRTSHKKHRNNVGPSKPISQPRRNIVGCRIQHGWKEGSGPVTQWKGTVLDQVPVNPSLYLIKYDGFDCVYGLELHKDERVSALEVLPDRVASSRISDAHLADTMIGKAVEHMFETEDGSKDEWRGMVLARAPIMNTWFYITYEKDPVLYMYQLLDDYKEGDLRIMPDSNDSPPAEREPGEVVDSLVGKQVEYAKEDGSKRTGMVIHQVEAKPSVYFIKFDDDFHIYVYDLVKTS